The DNA region TAATGAAATGTATAAATCTATGGCAAAATTCTGGGGTAAAATATTTTTAGCTAATTTTGCAATAGGTGTTGTTACAGGTATCACATTAGAATTCCAGTTTGGCATGAATTGGGCTGAATATTCAAGATTTGTTGGGGATATATTTGGTGCGCCCCTTGCCATTGAGGCTACTGTTGCTTTTTTTCTAGAGTCAACATTTTTGGGTATGTGGATTTTTGGATGGGATAAACTATCTAAGAAAGCGCATCTCTTTTCAATATGGATGGTTGCCTTGGGTTCTAATTTATCTGCCCTCTGGATTTTAATTGCCAATGCATGGATGCAAAATCCAGTTGGTTATACCCTTAGAAATAGTAGGGCAGAAATGATTGATTTTGCCGCCGTTGTTTTTTCACCTTATGCCTGGACAAAATTTATTCATACTGTATTGTCTGGATATACTATAGCAGCATTTTTTGTTTTAGGTGTTTCAGCATATCATATCTTAAAAAAGTCAAATTTAGAGTTTTTTAAAAAATCTTTTAAAATGGCCGCACTTTTTGGGGTTATTGTTACTATCTTACAGTTTTTTGTTGGTGACTGGCATGCTTATGAGGTATCAAAGGTGCAACCAACAAAATTAGCGGCAATGGAATCCCATTGGGAGACTGAATCAGGTGCCCCTATCTATATGTTTGCACTACCTGACGAAAAAAATGAGAGAAATTATTTTGAGATTCTACCTATTCCTAAGATGTTATCTCTTCTTGCAACCCATAAAGTAGATGGAGTAGTGAAAGGTTTAAAAGAATTTCCAAAAGATGAAAGACCTCCTGTTTGGCCAATATTTTTTAGTTTTAGACTTATGGTTGGTTTTGGAGTTTTATTTATCCTATTAACGATTATGGCTTATATTTATATAAAGAAAGATGTGGTAGAAAACAAAAGAGCATTTCTAAAATTACTTTTATATTTTATACCAATTCCATACATTATTGCCCAGCTTGGTTGGATAGTTGCTGAACTTGGGAGACAACCATGGATAGTTTATGGTCTTTTAAAGACCTCAGATGCCGTATCAAAAACAGTTTCTACCTCACAGGTTATATTATCCCTTACTGGTTTTGTTGTATTTTATGGTGCACTTGGTTTAAT from Deferribacterota bacterium includes:
- a CDS encoding cytochrome ubiquinol oxidase subunit I, producing MEALTLARLQFAMTTIFHFFFVPLTLGLIILIAIMETIYVKTGNEMYKSMAKFWGKIFLANFAIGVVTGITLEFQFGMNWAEYSRFVGDIFGAPLAIEATVAFFLESTFLGMWIFGWDKLSKKAHLFSIWMVALGSNLSALWILIANAWMQNPVGYTLRNSRAEMIDFAAVVFSPYAWTKFIHTVLSGYTIAAFFVLGVSAYHILKKSNLEFFKKSFKMAALFGVIVTILQFFVGDWHAYEVSKVQPTKLAAMESHWETESGAPIYMFALPDEKNERNYFEILPIPKMLSLLATHKVDGVVKGLKEFPKDERPPVWPIFFSFRLMVGFGVLFILLTIMAYIYIKKDVVENKRAFLKLLLYFIPIPYIIAQLGWIVAELGRQPWIVYGLLKTSDAVSKTVSTSQVILSLTGFVVFYGALGLIGVYLMFRFSKEGPKLT